In Acinetobacter sp. C32I, one genomic interval encodes:
- a CDS encoding GlsB/YeaQ/YmgE family stress response membrane protein, whose protein sequence is MWSLIVAIVVGFFAGLIARAIHPGDDKAGFIVTTLLGIAGSLLATYGGRLLGLYAENSAAGFIASVLGAVIILFLYKLITKKS, encoded by the coding sequence ATGTGGTCTCTGATTGTAGCCATTGTTGTTGGTTTTTTTGCTGGTTTAATTGCACGCGCAATACATCCAGGTGATGACAAAGCTGGCTTTATTGTCACGACCTTATTGGGTATCGCAGGTTCATTACTCGCTACTTACGGTGGACGTTTACTTGGCTTATATGCTGAAAATTCGGCAGCTGGTTTTATTGCGTCTGTCTTGGGTGCGGTGATTATTTTATTCCTTTATAAACTCATCACCAAAAAAAGTTAA
- the hpt gene encoding hypoxanthine phosphoribosyltransferase, with protein sequence MTIAMRIMISSEEIQAKVKELGEKINAHYAQSDKELVLIGLLRGSVIFMADLCRAIEKPHELDFMTVSSYVNGTTVSSRDVKILKDLDGEIHGKDVLVVEDIIDSGNTLSKVVEMLQTRNPNSIELCTLVSKPSRREIPLEVKFLGFEVEDRFIVGYGLDFDQKYRHLPFIGEIGL encoded by the coding sequence ATGACCATTGCAATGCGCATTATGATTTCAAGTGAAGAGATTCAAGCCAAAGTCAAAGAACTGGGCGAAAAGATCAATGCACACTATGCTCAAAGTGATAAAGAACTGGTATTGATTGGCCTGTTACGTGGTTCAGTTATTTTTATGGCCGACCTATGCCGTGCCATTGAAAAGCCACACGAACTCGATTTTATGACTGTTTCTAGCTACGTCAATGGCACCACTGTTTCATCAAGAGACGTCAAGATCCTGAAAGATCTGGATGGTGAAATTCATGGTAAAGATGTGCTGGTGGTGGAAGACATTATCGACTCGGGCAACACCTTAAGTAAAGTGGTTGAAATGCTGCAAACACGTAACCCGAACTCGATTGAACTGTGTACTTTGGTCAGTAAGCCGTCACGCCGTGAAATTCCGTTAGAAGTTAAATTTCTCGGTTTTGAAGTCGAAGATCGCTTTATTGTTGGTTATGGTCTGGATTTCGATCAAAAGTACCGTCACCTCCCATTTATTGGTGAAATCGGTCTTTAA
- the guaD gene encoding guanine deaminase yields MTLATPITVIRGRFLDIQKTVSQAAEIADQVRYLEDGVMITEQGKIRWFGTWNDAQAHLPANVEIQHYPEQLIIPGMIDTHIHFPQTEMVGAYGEQLLSWLNTYTFPTEIQFKDQAYAKEIAQFFVNELLKNGTTTALVFCTVHPESVDALFEAAAQHQMRLIAGKVMMDRHAPEALCDTADSGYNDSKALIEKWHGQGRALYAITPRFAPTSTPEQLEKASQLKAQFPDVYVHTHLSENKDEIAWVKDLFPEQKSYLDVYHHYGLTGQRSVFAHCVHLEDAEWKCMHETDSAIAFCPTSNLFLGSGLFPLNKTWQQQVKVGLGTDVGAGTSFSLLQTVNEAYKVQQLQGDKLSAFESLYHATLGGAKALHLDDKLGNFNLGKEADFVVLNLKPTALQQLRQSRSKSVDDSLFALFTMGDDRNIEATYIYGQKAYSQSETFK; encoded by the coding sequence ATGACTTTGGCTACTCCAATCACGGTGATTCGTGGTCGCTTCTTAGATATTCAAAAAACCGTTTCCCAAGCTGCTGAAATTGCCGATCAAGTGCGTTATCTCGAAGATGGTGTCATGATCACTGAACAGGGCAAAATTCGCTGGTTTGGCACGTGGAACGACGCTCAAGCCCATCTTCCTGCAAACGTTGAAATTCAGCATTATCCAGAACAGTTGATCATTCCGGGCATGATCGATACCCATATTCACTTTCCACAAACCGAAATGGTCGGGGCCTACGGCGAGCAACTTTTAAGCTGGTTAAACACCTATACCTTTCCAACTGAAATCCAGTTCAAAGACCAAGCCTATGCGAAAGAAATTGCGCAATTCTTTGTCAATGAGCTACTCAAAAATGGCACCACCACAGCATTGGTATTCTGTACGGTACATCCTGAATCGGTGGATGCCTTATTTGAGGCCGCAGCACAGCACCAAATGCGCTTAATCGCGGGTAAAGTCATGATGGATCGTCATGCACCCGAAGCCTTGTGTGACACCGCAGACAGCGGCTATAACGATTCTAAAGCATTAATTGAGAAGTGGCATGGCCAAGGTCGTGCACTGTATGCAATTACCCCACGTTTTGCGCCGACCTCCACCCCAGAACAACTCGAAAAAGCAAGCCAACTCAAAGCACAATTCCCAGATGTCTATGTGCATACCCATTTGAGTGAAAATAAAGATGAGATTGCTTGGGTCAAAGATTTGTTCCCTGAGCAAAAGAGCTATCTGGATGTCTATCATCACTATGGTTTAACTGGCCAGCGCTCGGTATTCGCACACTGCGTGCATTTAGAAGATGCTGAATGGAAATGCATGCATGAGACTGATTCTGCAATTGCCTTCTGTCCAACCTCAAACCTATTCTTGGGTAGCGGTTTATTCCCATTGAACAAAACTTGGCAACAGCAGGTTAAAGTCGGCCTTGGCACCGACGTTGGGGCAGGGACCTCGTTTAGCTTATTGCAAACCGTCAATGAAGCGTACAAGGTTCAACAGCTACAAGGTGATAAACTGTCTGCGTTTGAGTCGCTCTATCATGCAACCTTAGGCGGAGCAAAAGCCTTGCATCTGGATGACAAACTCGGTAATTTCAATCTCGGCAAAGAAGCTGATTTTGTGGTACTGAACCTGAAACCGACCGCATTGCAGCAGCTGCGTCAGTCCCGTTCAAAATCGGTTGATGACAGCCTATTCGCCTTATTCACCATGGGCGATGACCGAAATATTGAGGCAACCTATATCTATGGACAAAAAGCCTACAGCCAAAGCGAAACGTTTAAATAA
- a CDS encoding nucleotidyltransferase family protein: protein MYVLSGGNAETEQSNRSRLFDLIMQSPALYGMLQQLARLHPAAYLSAGVLRNTVWAHLHGQSFDLNNCDIDVIYHDAMQTDERLQKQLQQDLERIFPEQQWDVVNQALVHIWYRQDNAANIQPLVSLEHALSLWPDTATAIALRLNCAGELELIAPFGLHDLFALRLRWNPALVSYDTFKQRLESKQWLQQWPKLQLVDDAQIKKGLH from the coding sequence ATGTATGTCTTATCTGGGGGAAACGCAGAGACAGAGCAAAGCAATCGAAGCAGACTATTTGATCTGATTATGCAGTCCCCTGCCTTGTATGGGATGTTGCAGCAATTGGCTCGATTACATCCTGCAGCTTATTTAAGTGCGGGTGTGCTTCGGAATACCGTATGGGCACATTTACATGGTCAAAGCTTTGACTTGAACAATTGCGATATAGATGTGATTTATCATGATGCAATGCAAACAGATGAGCGTTTGCAAAAACAATTGCAGCAAGATTTAGAGCGTATCTTTCCTGAACAACAATGGGATGTGGTGAATCAGGCCTTGGTACATATCTGGTATCGTCAGGACAATGCAGCAAACATTCAACCCTTAGTATCGCTTGAACATGCCTTGTCGCTATGGCCAGACACAGCAACGGCGATTGCGCTCAGGTTAAACTGCGCTGGAGAACTGGAACTGATCGCACCCTTTGGCCTGCATGATTTATTTGCACTGAGATTACGTTGGAATCCGGCATTGGTCAGCTATGACACATTTAAACAACGGCTTGAATCCAAACAGTGGTTACAACAATGGCCTAAATTGCAATTAGTTGATGATGCTCAAATAAAAAAGGGCCTTCATTGA